One segment of Toxoplasma gondii ME49 chromosome VI, whole genome shotgun sequence DNA contains the following:
- a CDS encoding carrier superfamily protein (encoded by transcript TGME49_239080), producing the protein MGDLWTRADGWRRFSGGGRGANASQELKRRGGAPSRRQGASASLRGEESNGTLSSREEERDPVQPREREGQRNMADFHVSGRETNGRRERSDDSLAHAGGHLHVMSFKVSHLIGSSPSSPSWYSASHSPTRASFPTSPVFLSRLSASSSFVSPLPSASASVPMSSPHSRYSSSRLRTPTDVPCRTLRPSSSPSFSSSLSSSLSSSSPSSSLSSSSLSSSSPSSSLSSSSPSSSSLSSSSASPLSSFSSSPRFSGTVHAARARRFWMTHPTEVAAAVCADAAASHVALCREKGRRGERDSSEGGETAARAKKQQTLLVRWFTTDAGLHLTSGAIAGAVSRTATAPLDRIKVVLQLQRGEHLSLSQAVRRIRTHESEDPRAKRRPGWTGFFRGNLTNCVKVMPETAIKFYAYDFIKQRLLHFKQEKEQNACNAASLVAAVAREERAKAARGGSSEQPDATGAPSTRRREAASPKEEAKEKKDVASVGKDVGADRELEDIFERQRRRPTSEKEDQSSGAHRSSEGMGTGGGCPSVPAVSLTLFDKLLCGAAAGMIAQFTIYPMEIVKTRLAAYSPLCRYDGILDCLVKTFKEGGLRRLYRGLGPSLLGIIPYASIDLALFDTLKGMYISLVLLPKLLSEEEREGQAGRERPRRLGEELPSQPNEQRSCVQSSSSQSSPSSSISSSSSSSRSPSSLPSSGAASHPPSASCLVSECAREASAAPSGPASLCARTSCASSDPHEAHKKAASPNVFVLLFCGCVSSLCGQVVAYPTALVRTRIQVDGGDGQPPKYKNSWGAARCAWSDGGVRGLYRGLCANLMKAVPAVSVSWLVYEKSKEAIRRSVEAYEANEIRS; encoded by the exons ATGGGGGACCTCTGGACGCGCGCAGATGGCTGGAGGCGATTCAGCGGGGGCGGACGAGGAGCGAACGCGTCGCAGGAGttgaagagacgaggaggcgcgccTTCAAGACGCCAAGGCGCGTCGGCCTCCctcagaggcgaggagagcaaCGGCACCTTGTCcagccgcgaagaagagagagaccctGTGCAGCCGCGGGAGAGGGAAGGGCAGAGAAACATGGCGGACTTCCACGTTtctggaagagagacgaacggaagacgagagagaagcgacgatTCTCTCGCGCATGCGGGAGGTCACTTGCATGTCATGTCATTCAAGGTCTCGCATTTGATCGGCTCTTCcccgtcctctccttcctggtACTCTGCGTCGCACTCTCCAACGCGAGCAAGTTTCCCTACATCGCctgtcttcttgtctcgaCTTTCTGCGTCATcgtcgttcgtctctcctttgccgtcggcttctgcttccgTTCCGATGAGCTCCCCTCACTCTCGGtactcttcttcgcgtctccgaaCTCCAACGGATGTCCCCTGTCGGAcgcttcgtccttcttcttctccttccttctcgtcttctctctcttcttctctctcttcttcgtctccctcttcttctctctcttcttcttctctctcttcttcgtctccctcttcttctctctcttcttcgtctccctcttcttcttctctctcttcttcttctgcctctcctctctcttctttctcttcttctccgcgtttttctgggactgtgcatgcagctcgaGCTCGGCGCTTCTGGATGACGCACCCGACCGAGGTTGCGGCCGCGGTTTGCGCAGACGCTGCTGCTTCGCATGTCGCGTTGTGTCGAGAGAAGGGCcgtcgcggagagagagactcgagcgaaggtggagagactgcggcgcgagcgaagaagcagcagacgctgCTCGTGCGCTGGTTCACGACCGACGCTGGACTCCACCTCACCAGCGGCGCCATTGCAG GCGCGGTGTCTCGGACAGCGACTGCTCCACTGGATCGGATAAAGGTAGTTCttcagctgcagagaggcgagcaCTTGAGTCTGAGTCAAGCTGTGCGAAGAATCCGGACGCACGAGAGTGAGGATCctcgagcgaagagaagacctGGGTGGACAGGCTTTTTCCGCGGGAACTTGACGAACTGCGTCAAGGTGATGCCGGAAACCGCCATCAAGTTCTACGCCTACGACTTCATCAagcagcgtctcctccacttcaaacaagagaaagagcagaatgcatgcaacgcagCTTCCCTCGTCGCCGCAGTCGCCCGCGAAGAACGCGCCAAGGCCGCGCGAGGGGGAAGCAGCGAACAGCCAGACGCAACAGGCGCTCCCTCCacgcggaggagagaagcagcgagtccgaaagaagaggcaaaggagaagaaggacgttGCGAGTGTGGGGAAGGACGTCGGGGCGGATCGAGAGCTGGAAGACATTTTCGAGCGCCAGAGAAGACGGCCGACTTCCGAGAAAGAGGATCAGTCTTCCGGAGCCCACAGGTCCTCAGAAGGCATGGGGACTGGCGGAGGCTGTCCAAGCGTCCCCGCGGTTTCTCTGACGCTTTTCGACAAACTTTTGTGCGGAGCGGCCGCGGGAATGATCGCACAGTTCACAATATATCCGATGGAGATTGTGAAGACTCGCCTGGCTGCGTACTCGCCGTTGTGCCGCTACGATGGCATTCTCGACTGCCTGGTCAAAACGTTCAAGGAAGGAGGCCTCCGGCGTCTGTACAGAGGTCTCggtccgtctcttctcggtATCATTCCGTACGCCAGCATCGACCTCGCACTCTTCGACACTCTCAAAGGCATGTATATCAGCCTTGTGTTGCTACCTAAACTGTtgagtgaagaagaacgagaagggcaggcaggaagagagcggCCAAGACGACTCGGAGAAGAACTCCCCTCTCAGCCAAACGAACAACGTTCCTGTGTCCAGTCATCTTCCTCTCAGagctcgccttcttccagcatctcttcttcctccagctcttctcgatcgccttcttcgttgccTTCCTCGGGCGCTGCTTCCCATCCGCCGTCGGCGTCTTGCCTGGTGTCTGAGTGTGCGCGGGAGGCGTCCGCGGCTCCGTCGGggcctgcgtctctctgtgcgcgGACTTCCTGTGCGTCGTCGGATCCGCATGAGGCCCACAAGAAGGCGGCGTCTCCGAacgtcttcgtccttctcttctgcggaTGCGTGAGCTCGCTGTGCGGCCAAGTGGTTGCCTATCCAACAGCGCTTGTCCGTACGCGCATCCAAGTCGACGGCGGCGATGGACAACCTCCAAAATACAAGAACAGCTGGGGTGCCGCGCGCTGCGCCTGGTCCGACGGCGGCGTGAGAGGTCTGTACAGAGGGCTGTGCGCCAACCTCATGAAGGCGGTGCCGGCCGTCAGCGTCAGTTGGCTGGTCTACGAAAAGTCGAAGGAGGCGATTCGACGGAGCGTCGAAGCCTACGAAGCGAACGAGATACGCAGCTGA